The Comamonas sp. GB3 AK4-5 genome includes a region encoding these proteins:
- the adk gene encoding adenylate kinase → MKLILLGAPGAGKGTQAAFICQKYGIPQISTGDMLRAAVKAGTPLGLQAKAVMDAGQLVSDELIINLVKDRITQSDCAQGFLFDGFPRTIPQAEAMKAAGVKLDYVLEIDVPFDAIIERMSGRRSHPASGRTYHVKFNPPKVEGKDDVTGEELVQREDDKEETVKKRLDVYSNQTRPLVDYYSNWAKADAAAAPKYRAISGTGSVEEITQRALSALAS, encoded by the coding sequence ATGAAACTGATTTTGTTGGGCGCACCCGGCGCCGGCAAAGGCACGCAAGCTGCTTTCATCTGCCAGAAGTACGGCATTCCGCAGATCTCCACCGGAGACATGCTGCGCGCCGCCGTCAAGGCCGGAACCCCCCTGGGCCTGCAAGCCAAGGCCGTGATGGATGCCGGCCAGCTGGTCAGCGATGAGCTGATCATCAACCTGGTCAAGGACCGCATCACCCAGAGCGACTGCGCCCAGGGTTTTCTGTTCGACGGCTTCCCTCGCACCATTCCCCAGGCCGAAGCCATGAAGGCCGCCGGCGTGAAGCTGGACTATGTGCTGGAAATCGATGTGCCGTTTGACGCCATCATCGAGCGCATGAGCGGCCGCCGCAGCCACCCCGCTTCGGGCCGCACCTACCACGTCAAGTTCAACCCACCCAAGGTGGAAGGCAAGGACGATGTCACCGGTGAAGAGCTGGTGCAGCGCGAAGACGACAAGGAAGAAACCGTCAAAAAGCGCCTGGATGTCTACAGCAACCAGACCCGCCCCCTGGTGGACTACTACAGCAACTGGGCCAAGGCCGACGCCGCTGCTGCCCCCAAGTACCGCGCCATCAGCGGCACCGGCAGCGTGGAAGAAATCACCCAGCGCGCGCTGAGCGCTCTGGCATCCTGA
- a CDS encoding asparaginase, whose product MECGKNIVILGTGGTIAGLAEHAGTGVGYRPAQLGVAELLQAVPDLQQLAGAALQAEQLAQLDSKDMDHATWLLLARRCAQLLARDDVAAIVITHGTDTLEETAWFLQCVLAPAKPVVLTCAMRPATAISADGPGNLRDAVACATDAAAQGRGVLVVAAGRVFSARQVCKVHPYRVDAFDGGEAGPLGWVEEGRVRWAAASMAAVQVQSAPQPPATALPEAESWPQVEVLLSHAGSSAAAALAQVQALCAAGVRGLVVAGTGNGTTHKALDAALDHAQAHGLAVRCTTRCAQGRIVQAQGADDSRVSALPAVKARISLMLELMGWPRTDR is encoded by the coding sequence GTGGAATGTGGCAAAAACATCGTCATCCTGGGGACGGGGGGCACGATTGCGGGCTTGGCCGAGCATGCCGGTACCGGCGTGGGCTATCGCCCCGCCCAGTTGGGCGTGGCCGAGCTGCTGCAGGCCGTGCCCGATTTGCAGCAGCTGGCGGGTGCCGCGCTGCAGGCCGAGCAACTGGCCCAGCTGGACAGCAAGGATATGGATCACGCCACCTGGCTGCTGCTGGCCCGGCGCTGTGCCCAGCTGCTGGCGCGCGATGATGTGGCGGCCATCGTCATCACCCACGGCACGGACACGCTGGAAGAAACGGCCTGGTTTTTGCAATGCGTGCTGGCGCCTGCCAAGCCCGTGGTGCTGACCTGCGCCATGCGCCCGGCCACTGCCATTTCCGCCGACGGCCCGGGCAATCTGCGCGATGCCGTGGCCTGTGCGACCGATGCGGCTGCACAGGGGCGGGGCGTGTTGGTCGTGGCTGCGGGGCGGGTGTTCAGCGCCCGCCAGGTGTGCAAGGTCCACCCCTACCGGGTGGATGCATTCGACGGCGGCGAAGCCGGCCCGCTGGGCTGGGTGGAAGAGGGGCGGGTGCGCTGGGCGGCAGCCAGCATGGCGGCGGTCCAGGTCCAGTCCGCACCGCAGCCCCCGGCTACGGCCTTGCCGGAGGCCGAGTCTTGGCCGCAGGTGGAGGTGCTGCTCAGCCATGCGGGCAGCAGCGCCGCCGCGGCCCTGGCCCAGGTGCAGGCCTTGTGCGCGGCCGGCGTGCGCGGGCTGGTGGTGGCGGGCACCGGCAACGGCACCACCCACAAAGCCCTGGATGCCGCGCTGGACCATGCCCAGGCGCATGGCCTGGCTGTGCGCTGCACCACGCGCTGCGCCCAGGGCCGCATCGTCCAGGCCCAGGGTGCCGATGACAGCCGCGTGAGCGCACTGCCTGCGGTGAAGGCGCGCATCAGCCTGATGCTGGAGCTGATGGGTTGGCCCCGAACGGATAGATAG
- the lexA gene encoding transcriptional repressor LexA — MDHPKLTPRQQQILDLIQSAIARTGAPPTRAEIANTLGFKSANASEEHLKALARKGVIELVSGTSRGIRLCAETVRSINAARGNSFALPLSAMQPLQLPLVGRVAAGSPILAQEHIDQTYAVEASMFAHKPDYLLKVRGMSMRDAGILDGDLLAVQSTHEARNGQIVVARLGDDVTVKRLRRAGQRIELLPENPDYPIIHVHPEEPFAIEGLAVGLIRNTLM; from the coding sequence ATGGACCACCCCAAGCTCACCCCCCGGCAACAGCAGATTCTGGACCTGATCCAGTCTGCCATTGCCCGCACCGGCGCCCCGCCCACCCGGGCCGAGATCGCCAACACCCTGGGTTTCAAATCCGCCAATGCTTCGGAAGAGCACCTCAAGGCCCTGGCCCGCAAGGGCGTGATCGAGCTGGTCAGCGGTACCTCGCGCGGCATTCGCCTGTGCGCCGAGACGGTGCGCAGCATCAATGCCGCACGCGGCAACAGCTTTGCCCTGCCGCTGTCCGCCATGCAGCCGCTGCAGCTGCCCCTGGTGGGCCGGGTGGCGGCGGGCTCGCCCATTCTGGCGCAAGAACATATCGACCAAACCTATGCCGTCGAGGCCAGCATGTTTGCCCACAAGCCCGACTACCTGCTCAAGGTGCGCGGCATGTCCATGCGCGACGCCGGCATCCTGGACGGCGACCTGCTGGCCGTGCAGTCCACCCACGAGGCCCGCAACGGCCAGATCGTGGTGGCCCGCCTGGGCGATGACGTCACCGTCAAACGCCTGCGCCGCGCGGGCCAGCGCATCGAGCTGCTGCCCGAAAACCCCGACTACCCCATCATCCATGTGCATCCGGAAGAGCCTTTTGCCATTGAAGGCCTGGCCGTGGGCCTGATCCGCAACACGCTGATGTAA
- the pdxH gene encoding pyridoxamine 5'-phosphate oxidase: MSQISTHIADLRKSYERAELHEAASQADPLAQFDQWMQEAVNAQVLEPNAMTVATVGGDLRPSTRIVLIKGYDARGIVWYTNYDSRKGSELAGNPFAALQFHWVELERVVRIEGRVERVSDEESDSYYRSRPLDSRIGAWASPQSQVISGRGVLVANAAKYGAQFLLNPPRPPHWGGFRLVPDRWEFWQGRKSRLHDRLRYRAEAGTDDNVRWLRERLAP; this comes from the coding sequence ATGAGCCAGATTTCCACCCACATTGCCGACCTGCGCAAAAGCTACGAGCGCGCAGAACTCCATGAAGCGGCCTCCCAGGCCGATCCGCTGGCGCAGTTCGACCAGTGGATGCAGGAAGCCGTGAATGCCCAAGTGCTGGAGCCCAATGCCATGACCGTGGCCACCGTGGGTGGCGATCTGCGCCCCAGCACCCGCATTGTGCTCATCAAGGGTTATGACGCACGCGGCATCGTCTGGTACACCAATTACGACAGCCGCAAGGGCTCGGAGCTGGCGGGCAACCCGTTTGCGGCGCTGCAGTTTCACTGGGTGGAGCTGGAGCGCGTGGTGCGCATCGAGGGCCGGGTGGAGCGTGTGAGCGACGAGGAAAGCGACAGCTACTACCGCAGCCGGCCACTGGATTCGCGCATAGGCGCCTGGGCCAGCCCGCAAAGCCAGGTGATTTCCGGACGCGGCGTGCTGGTGGCCAATGCCGCCAAATATGGAGCCCAGTTTCTGCTGAACCCGCCACGCCCGCCGCACTGGGGGGGGTTTCGCCTGGTGCCCGACCGCTGGGAATTCTGGCAGGGCCGCAAAAGCCGTTTGCATGACCGCCTGCGCTACCGCGCCGAAGCAGGCACCGATGACAACGTGCGGTGGCTGCGCGAACGTCTGGCACCCTGA